In the genome of Spirochaetia bacterium, one region contains:
- a CDS encoding 5'-nucleotidase C-terminal domain-containing protein, which produces MKKRFLLLPLVLLAAISSLFAQAQIEQVAERQPVTISVVATTDVHGDIYGFSYENNKETKDSGLARVYPFVQEVRKENPTGTILVDDGDMLQGTILTDDIFNKTDGPHPVVQTMNYMGYDAMTLGNHEFNFGLGLINRLIAQADFPILAANVTYKDGTPLAKPYTILERNGLRIAIIGLTNPNAPRWDGDKVAALTFTSAADSCRKVLDELKGKADIYIALAHMEETPEYDIENGSDSGDKIAETCPELSALMLGHYHIDANTVVNGVPILSCQKGGKDVARFDIHVGPDKKVTSVTATLTNTKDYPASDEIRNLPFVKKAQQETVDYIHKGIKLADGSTKGGVLGEATADFQPANEIKGIPQGKLEDTAVVDLINNIQLAESGADVSAAALFKDTSDLPKGPLNYGNVFDIYKYDNTLYTVVVTGQELKNYMEWAVKHLNTFKPGDLTISFDKDIPGYLYDMFQGVDYQVDISKPVGQRIVNLTFKGKPLKMDQKLTLAVNNYRYSSALKAQHLVAGTRNWESSASIRDMIVAYLQKHKTISPEVDHNWKLIGYSWDKDLHQKAVQEVNDGILEVPYYRSLTAADLK; this is translated from the coding sequence ATGAAAAAACGGTTCTTATTGCTGCCGTTGGTGCTACTGGCTGCAATCAGCTCCCTGTTTGCACAAGCGCAGATTGAACAGGTTGCTGAAAGACAACCTGTTACCATTTCCGTAGTAGCAACGACGGATGTCCATGGGGATATTTACGGTTTTTCCTATGAAAACAACAAGGAAACCAAGGATTCTGGACTTGCCAGGGTCTATCCTTTCGTCCAGGAAGTCCGAAAGGAAAACCCTACAGGAACCATACTTGTGGACGACGGTGACATGCTGCAAGGTACTATCCTCACGGATGACATCTTCAACAAGACAGACGGACCACATCCCGTCGTACAGACAATGAACTACATGGGATACGATGCCATGACTCTCGGCAACCATGAGTTCAACTTCGGACTTGGACTCATAAACAGGCTCATTGCCCAAGCAGACTTCCCCATTCTGGCTGCAAATGTCACCTATAAAGATGGCACACCGTTGGCAAAACCATATACCATCTTAGAAAGAAATGGACTACGTATAGCCATCATCGGCTTGACTAATCCGAATGCGCCACGATGGGACGGAGACAAAGTCGCTGCATTGACTTTTACTTCCGCAGCTGACAGCTGCAGGAAGGTATTGGACGAACTCAAGGGAAAAGCCGACATCTACATTGCCCTCGCCCATATGGAAGAAACTCCTGAATATGATATCGAAAACGGCTCGGACAGCGGAGACAAGATAGCTGAAACCTGCCCGGAACTGTCTGCATTGATGCTTGGACACTATCATATTGACGCAAATACTGTAGTCAATGGAGTTCCTATCCTATCCTGCCAAAAAGGTGGCAAGGACGTTGCCAGGTTTGATATCCACGTAGGACCTGACAAGAAAGTCACTTCAGTGACCGCTACGCTGACAAACACAAAGGATTACCCGGCTTCTGACGAAATACGAAACCTTCCGTTCGTCAAGAAAGCCCAGCAAGAGACAGTCGATTATATCCATAAGGGAATAAAGCTGGCAGACGGATCAACAAAAGGCGGCGTACTGGGAGAAGCAACCGCAGATTTCCAACCTGCAAATGAAATCAAAGGCATTCCACAGGGTAAGCTTGAAGATACTGCAGTAGTGGATCTCATCAACAACATACAATTGGCTGAAAGCGGAGCCGATGTCTCGGCAGCAGCACTCTTCAAGGATACCAGTGACCTACCGAAGGGACCGCTCAACTATGGGAATGTCTTTGATATCTACAAGTATGACAATACGTTATATACGGTAGTCGTCACAGGGCAAGAGTTAAAGAACTACATGGAATGGGCAGTAAAGCACCTCAACACCTTCAAACCAGGCGACCTTACCATTTCCTTTGACAAGGATATACCAGGTTATCTGTACGATATGTTCCAAGGTGTAGACTACCAAGTCGATATCAGCAAACCGGTAGGTCAGCGAATCGTAAACCTGACATTCAAGGGCAAACCTCTCAAGATGGACCAGAAACTGACCCTCGCTGTCAACAATTACAGATATTCCTCTGCCTTGAAGGCACAGCACCTGGTTGCCGGTACAAGGAATTGGGAAAGCTCGGCATCAATCAGGGATATGATTGTCGCCTATCTGCAGAAACATAAGACGATTTCTCCTGAAGTCGACCACAACTGGAAACTCATAGGTTATAGTTGGGATAAGGATTTGCATCAAAAGGCAGTACAGGAAGTCAATGACGGCATCCTTGAAGTACCTTATTACAGAAGTCTTACTGCAGCAGATCTCAAGTAA
- a CDS encoding 6-phosphofructokinase, with protein MGMKIGILTSGGDCPGLNAVIRGFGKFVLNQMNGVRLIGITDGYSGLINNETRVLEAKDFSGILNVGGTILGTSRQPFKQMTVEDRNGVSKLDMMVKTYRDLGLDLLVTLGGAGTHKTAGLLSRAGLNVIGLPKTIDNDIWGTDVTFGFHTAVDIATDCIDKIHTTAASHGRTMLIELMGNKVGWLTLYAGIAGGADIILLPEFPYEPEEVAKAVNRRIAKGSAFNIIAIAEGAMTKAESQMKKGERLASRRGELTSTKFLAQYISENCGVETRIVVPGHLQRGGNPSAYDRLLSSEMGSYAGRLAMEGKFGTTIAIKDDKITYNLLSDIAGKTKYIPTDHQMVNIARGIGISIGDGKGFRL; from the coding sequence ATGGGAATGAAGATAGGTATCTTGACAAGCGGTGGTGATTGCCCGGGATTGAATGCGGTGATCAGAGGGTTCGGGAAGTTCGTCCTCAACCAGATGAACGGAGTGCGGCTTATCGGTATCACGGATGGATATTCCGGCCTTATCAACAATGAAACCAGGGTACTTGAGGCCAAGGACTTTTCAGGTATTCTCAATGTCGGCGGTACTATCCTTGGTACATCACGCCAACCATTCAAGCAGATGACCGTAGAAGATCGTAACGGGGTATCAAAGCTCGATATGATGGTAAAGACCTACAGGGACCTTGGACTGGATCTGTTGGTTACCTTGGGCGGGGCAGGAACCCATAAGACAGCTGGGTTGCTTTCACGTGCCGGTCTGAATGTCATTGGTCTGCCCAAGACGATAGACAATGATATCTGGGGGACTGATGTTACTTTTGGCTTCCATACGGCAGTTGATATTGCTACCGACTGCATCGATAAGATCCATACCACCGCAGCCAGCCATGGCCGGACCATGCTCATTGAGCTCATGGGTAACAAAGTCGGTTGGCTGACGCTCTATGCTGGTATTGCAGGTGGAGCAGATATCATCCTGCTTCCGGAATTTCCCTATGAACCGGAGGAGGTAGCAAAGGCAGTCAATCGCCGTATAGCAAAAGGCAGTGCCTTCAATATCATTGCCATAGCAGAAGGTGCAATGACAAAAGCTGAAAGCCAGATGAAGAAAGGCGAACGGTTGGCTTCCAGAAGAGGGGAGCTTACATCGACAAAATTCCTTGCACAGTATATCAGTGAAAACTGTGGAGTAGAAACCCGGATAGTCGTGCCTGGACATCTGCAGCGTGGCGGAAATCCAAGTGCCTACGATAGATTGCTTTCTTCTGAAATGGGCAGTTATGCCGGACGGCTGGCAATGGAAGGCAAGTTCGGTACTACAATTGCCATAAAAGATGACAAAATTACTTATAACCTGCTCAGTGATATTGCGGGAAAGACAAAATATATACCGACTGATCATCAGATGGTAAATATTGCCAGGGGAATCGGTATCAGCATCGGGGACGGCAAAGGCTTCAGACTTTGA
- the rdgB gene encoding RdgB/HAM1 family non-canonical purine NTP pyrophosphatase: MKYLLASSNKHKYQELIALLPSVTLELAEGLEDVNENAKTFLGNALIKAEAAYRQFHMPVIADDSGLCVSALGGAPGVFTARYGSDVLHRLLDSSERNAYLLKNMQGITDRSASFVCCIVAYISPYRIYTVSEEVKGSIAEKPIGAGGFGYDPVFVLDDIGKAMAQLTEEEKGQHSHRGKAARAMNTLLATLEEN; the protein is encoded by the coding sequence ATGAAATATCTATTGGCAAGTTCAAACAAACACAAGTATCAGGAACTGATCGCACTGCTTCCATCCGTGACTTTGGAGCTGGCAGAAGGTCTGGAAGACGTCAATGAAAATGCCAAGACATTCCTCGGCAATGCCTTGATCAAAGCAGAAGCAGCCTACCGTCAGTTCCACATGCCGGTGATTGCAGATGACTCAGGTCTCTGCGTCTCCGCATTGGGAGGAGCACCTGGAGTGTTTACTGCCCGTTATGGCAGTGATGTACTGCACAGGCTTCTGGACAGCAGCGAACGCAATGCCTATCTGCTGAAAAACATGCAGGGAATTACAGACAGAAGTGCAAGTTTCGTCTGTTGTATTGTTGCTTACATTTCTCCTTACAGAATCTATACGGTAAGTGAAGAAGTCAAAGGCAGCATCGCAGAAAAACCTATCGGTGCAGGAGGTTTCGGTTACGATCCTGTCTTCGTGCTTGATGACATCGGCAAGGCAATGGCCCAACTTACCGAAGAAGAAAAAGGACAGCATAGTCACCGTGGAAAAGCAGCAAGGGCAATGAATACGCTGTTGGCTACATTGGAGGAGAACTAA
- a CDS encoding autorepressor SdpR family transcription factor, whose protein sequence is MLQDTIRALSDPVRRKVLELLRGGPKSVGEILSDLDITGATLSHHLKILKQAGLVSDTRQGNSLIYELNTSVMEDVMDWLAGFLGISASDELPDEGQGGKDEG, encoded by the coding sequence ATGTTGCAGGATACCATCAGGGCTCTTAGTGATCCTGTACGACGGAAAGTGTTGGAACTGCTCAGGGGAGGACCGAAATCCGTGGGTGAGATTTTATCTGACCTGGATATAACGGGTGCAACTCTTTCACATCATCTCAAGATCCTGAAACAGGCAGGACTTGTCAGTGACACACGGCAGGGAAACAGCCTTATCTATGAATTGAATACCTCTGTTATGGAAGATGTCATGGACTGGCTTGCCGGTTTCTTGGGAATTTCAGCATCGGATGAATTGCCTGATGAAGGTCAGGGAGGGAAAGATGAGGGATAA
- a CDS encoding alpha/beta fold hydrolase, with protein MKKKTFAFLALLLAAMALCSAGPAVQSGPSQQDKGAVLEKRVAAYISQFFAGNFTTFYGDAAEKLTQSISKAQLQQGWVMLQQQITGSAGNILSSQYVKQGQYDSVVTSIAGTLFDFRITISFDSEEKPAGILISPIPKEVPEPQSTAAWEEEAVKVGEKGLPGLLTLPKGIKKPPVVLLVQGSGSSDMNESIGKVPVQPFKDIARGLAEQGVASLRYNKRTYQYPWATAGITVEYEVLDDAEAAVDLLYADDRVDGSAIYLLGHSLGGMLAPKIAQDNPHVKGIISMAGSLRSLQDIMLDQNKAMINAQPSYSAQQKKALLDQAAAGLEKTKTLDDGGSGYIMGTPTSYWKSLDDIHGMDIIKKVHLPMLILQGNEDFQVPFDKDYKLWQVVLMGRDNVTFRLYDGLSHLFMPGQISPTGTPDVSLYNTPQHVDPMVITDIATWVKTTEK; from the coding sequence ATGAAAAAAAAGACATTTGCCTTTTTGGCCTTGCTGTTGGCGGCAATGGCACTGTGTTCTGCTGGACCTGCGGTTCAGTCGGGACCATCTCAGCAGGACAAAGGTGCAGTTTTGGAAAAACGGGTTGCAGCTTACATTTCACAGTTTTTTGCAGGAAATTTTACTACGTTCTACGGTGATGCGGCAGAGAAGCTGACTCAAAGTATCAGCAAAGCTCAATTGCAGCAGGGTTGGGTCATGCTTCAGCAACAGATAACCGGTTCTGCAGGAAACATCCTAAGCAGCCAGTATGTCAAGCAGGGGCAGTATGACAGTGTCGTGACTTCTATAGCGGGTACGCTTTTTGATTTCAGGATAACAATAAGCTTTGACAGTGAAGAGAAGCCTGCAGGTATACTGATCAGTCCCATTCCGAAGGAAGTACCTGAACCTCAGAGTACGGCTGCATGGGAAGAAGAAGCCGTGAAAGTCGGAGAAAAGGGATTACCAGGTCTGTTGACCCTGCCTAAGGGCATAAAGAAGCCACCTGTCGTACTTTTGGTGCAAGGTTCAGGTTCGTCTGATATGAATGAATCCATAGGAAAGGTTCCTGTCCAACCGTTCAAGGATATAGCCCGTGGATTAGCAGAGCAAGGGGTTGCTTCCTTACGATATAACAAGCGTACCTATCAGTATCCTTGGGCCACAGCAGGTATTACCGTGGAATATGAGGTCTTGGATGATGCAGAAGCTGCAGTAGACCTCCTGTATGCTGACGACAGGGTTGACGGGAGTGCTATCTATTTGCTTGGACATAGCCTTGGTGGCATGCTGGCTCCGAAGATTGCACAAGACAATCCTCATGTCAAGGGTATCATTTCCATGGCAGGTTCCCTGCGGAGCCTGCAGGATATAATGCTTGACCAGAACAAGGCTATGATCAACGCACAGCCTTCCTACTCAGCTCAACAGAAGAAAGCCTTGCTTGACCAAGCTGCGGCTGGATTGGAAAAGACGAAGACGCTGGATGATGGCGGAAGTGGCTATATCATGGGAACTCCTACGTCCTATTGGAAGAGTCTTGATGATATCCATGGTATGGATATCATCAAGAAAGTACATCTGCCGATGCTTATCCTGCAAGGCAACGAGGATTTCCAAGTTCCCTTTGACAAAGATTATAAACTGTGGCAGGTTGTCTTGATGGGACGGGACAATGTCACGTTCAGGCTTTATGATGGTTTGAGCCATCTGTTTATGCCTGGTCAGATATCACCGACTGGTACACCTGATGTTTCATTGTACAATACACCGCAGCATGTCGATCCCATGGTAATTACAGATATTGCAACATGGGTCAAGACAACAGAAAAATAA
- the pepF gene encoding oligoendopeptidase F, producing MIRKSFQTTKKDLEAYIADKDFKDLKRTLTDLLRQKKHILDEEGERLLAGQMEVGSKASKIFQDLTTNDFNFGTIDGKPLSESTFSLFLKDSDEGLRKQAYNQLYSEYESHKYTLANTYEMQIKQDIFVSKARGYASTRAMKLYDDNVDESVYDNLIAQIHEGFPVLHDYYALRAKLMGKDRLHHWDVYTPLVEGFERHTTYDEAVAIVEKALSPLGKEYTDTLKNGLTAARWVDKYENEGKRHGAFSSGTYESYPYILLNYKEDDMRDIFTIAHEGGHSMHSWYATHNNTFFDYDYTIFEAEVASTFNEQLLAGYLLDNSTNKAEKAYLLGKQLDDLIATLFRQTMFAEFEHQAHCIAEEGNPLTVDVLRDVYRKLLEAYFGPMMEFSNLSDMEGLRIPHFYSSYYVYKYATGVSAAIALSKKVLGGGQDDLEHYKAFLKSGGSRYPLDSLRLAGVDMSKKEPVQAAIAHFAQLLKQFTALI from the coding sequence TTGATACGGAAATCCTTTCAAACGACGAAAAAGGACCTTGAAGCCTATATCGCAGACAAAGATTTCAAGGATTTGAAAAGGACACTTACCGATCTGCTCAGACAGAAAAAACATATACTTGACGAAGAAGGTGAAAGGCTCCTTGCCGGACAGATGGAAGTCGGTAGCAAAGCCTCCAAGATATTCCAGGACCTGACCACCAATGATTTCAACTTCGGAACAATTGATGGCAAACCACTGTCAGAATCTACATTCTCCCTCTTTCTCAAGGATTCAGATGAAGGGTTGCGCAAACAGGCATATAACCAGCTGTACAGTGAATATGAAAGCCATAAGTATACGTTGGCCAACACCTATGAGATGCAGATCAAACAGGACATCTTCGTGAGCAAGGCAAGAGGCTATGCTTCTACCAGGGCCATGAAACTTTATGACGACAATGTTGACGAGAGTGTCTATGACAACCTGATTGCACAGATCCATGAAGGCTTTCCTGTCCTACATGATTATTATGCACTCAGAGCAAAGCTGATGGGAAAAGACAGATTGCATCATTGGGATGTATATACGCCTTTGGTCGAAGGTTTTGAACGGCACACGACATATGATGAAGCCGTTGCAATTGTTGAAAAGGCTTTGTCACCATTAGGCAAGGAATATACCGATACCCTGAAGAACGGTCTTACGGCAGCCCGCTGGGTCGACAAGTATGAAAATGAAGGCAAACGGCATGGAGCCTTCTCAAGCGGAACCTATGAGTCATACCCGTACATTCTTCTCAACTACAAGGAAGATGATATGAGGGATATCTTTACCATAGCCCACGAGGGTGGTCACTCGATGCACAGCTGGTATGCCACCCACAACAATACATTCTTTGATTATGACTACACGATCTTTGAAGCTGAAGTTGCCTCAACTTTCAATGAACAGCTGCTTGCTGGCTATCTGCTGGATAACAGTACAAACAAAGCAGAAAAAGCCTATCTGCTGGGCAAGCAACTGGATGACCTCATAGCAACATTGTTCAGGCAGACAATGTTTGCCGAATTTGAACATCAGGCACATTGCATTGCAGAAGAAGGTAATCCTCTGACCGTTGATGTACTCAGAGACGTCTACAGGAAACTGCTTGAAGCTTATTTCGGACCGATGATGGAGTTTTCGAATCTGAGTGACATGGAAGGACTGCGGATCCCACACTTCTATTCTTCCTACTATGTCTATAAATATGCTACGGGTGTCAGTGCTGCTATTGCATTGAGCAAGAAGGTGCTTGGTGGAGGCCAGGACGACCTTGAGCACTATAAGGCATTTCTGAAAAGCGGCGGTTCCAGATATCCCCTGGATTCCCTGCGGCTTGCCGGTGTCGACATGTCCAAGAAGGAACCTGTGCAGGCAGCAATTGCACATTTTGCACAGTTGCTGAAACAATTCACTGCATTGATTTAA